Proteins from a single region of Hordeum vulgare subsp. vulgare chromosome 6H, MorexV3_pseudomolecules_assembly, whole genome shotgun sequence:
- the LOC123402762 gene encoding phenolic glucoside malonyltransferase 1-like, translating to MPPMVRTRSTTAVPVHAAGGGELPDPGRVVPLSPFDAFWVSLPPVRRVFLFRSLPGVPFSDVVGTLRSSLAQVLPAFHPFAGSLTYSPDSRAVSIVLPDEWEGFPCGGVTFVEAEADLDFERLVEEAEEHDQDALGQLVPDIRRDQLPAPVMAAQVTEFVGSGGGVALGVAVHHTAADGRGIWRFLDMWAATAAGVEDGGVRAEPAPLHDRRLVQFHGDEELVRLFLLQVAPNLPTIAPKQDPVLDTRRRLSRRTFTFAASAVQRLKQRLASAANIGTAPSTFAALAAHGWVSIARASGFADDAPVYVVFLADCRAYMSPPVPNAYAGNCVALCTASLSGSVLSGPDGPARALLAVREAVAEAKRDPLRDRARWLAKFMAIPPGRAVVLVGSPWFPAYGLDFGFGRPARVELESMNNDGEMVLVAGREAGSVQASVAIAAGKMLAFRDKFMVE from the exons ATGCCGCCCATGGTGCGCACGAGGAGCACCACCGCTGTCCCCGTCCACGCCGCTGGCGGCGGGGAGCTCCCGGACCCCGGCCGGGTTGTCCCGCTGTCCCCGTTCGACGCGTTCTGGGTGTCACTGCCCCCAGTCCGCCGCGTCTTCCTCTTCCGCTCCCTGCCCGGCGTCCCGTTCTCGGACGTCGTCGGCACCCTCAGGTCCTCACTCGCGCAAGTGCTCCCAGCCTTCCACCCCTTCGCCGGCTCACTCACGTACTCGCCGGACTCGCGCGCTGTGTCGATCGTCCTCCCCGACGAGTGGGAGGGCTTCCCATGCGGCGGCGTCACGTTCGTCGAGGCCGAGGCGGACCTCGATTTCGAGCGGCTCGTTGAGGAGGCGGAAGAACACGACCAGGACGCTCTCGGACAGCTTGTCCCGGACATCCGCCGCGACCAGCTCCCGGCGCCCGTGATGGCTGCTCAG GTGACGGAGTTCGTCGGTAGCGGCGGTGGCGTGGCACTAGGGGTGGCCGTGCACCATACTGCGGCGGACGGGCGTGGCATTTGGCGGTTCTTGGATATGTGGGCGGCGACCGCGGCCGGTGTTGAGGATGGAGGGGTACGGGCTGAGCCGGCACCGCTTCACGATCGGAGGCTGGTGCAGTTCCACggcgacgaagagctcgtcaggtTGTTCTTGCTGCAAGTTGCCCCGAACTTGCCCACG ATTGCTCCGAAGCAGGATCCGGTGCTGGACACCCGGCGTCGCCTCAGCCGGCGAACCTTCACCTTCGCCGCGTCCGCGGTGCAGCGTCTCAAGCAGAGGCTCGCGTCCGCGGCGAACATCGGCACGGCGCCATCCACCTTCGCCGCCCTGGCGGCGCACGGGTGGGTGTCCATCGCGCGCGCCAGCGGCTTCGCCGACGACGCCCCGGTGTACGTCGTCTTCCTCGCGGACTGCCGCGCCTACATGTCGCCCCCGGTGCCGAACGCCTACGCCGGCAACTGCGTCGCGCTCTGCACGGCCTCGCTGAGCGGTTCGGTGCTCTCGGGGCCGGACGGGCCCGCGCGGGCGCTCCTGGCTGTCAGGGAGGCCGTCGCGGAGGCGAAGCGCGACCCGCTCCGCGACCGCGCACGGTGGTTGGCAAAGTTCATGGCCATCCCGCCCGGCCGCGCGGTCGTCCTGGTGGGGTCGCCGTGGTTCCCCGCGTACGGGCTGGACTTCGGGTTCGGGAGGCCGGCGAGGGTGGAGCTGGAGTCCATGAACAACGACGGCGAGATGGTGCTTGTCG